One genomic window of Methanosalsum zhilinae DSM 4017 includes the following:
- a CDS encoding PGF-CTERM sorting domain-containing protein: protein MRITKQIVAITCAVLLLLCMPVSAHTDEELNEMSGEFLDIRNEIRALAQNIHDESEYIADDEALDPEIRDVAEEVHQMAHRIDRSAHDIRHYIDDGDYNQAKAELEVLKGLIIDLNNPVHKLDDIAPESHKHHADEVHHDLHDLQRKYQDFEGLFYEFLTDRLLELRNEIRAIAQDIHDESEYIADDESLDTEIRDLAEWIHQQAHKIDRSAHDIRHYIDDGNYNEAKAELDNLKSFIIELNGPVHELDHEVPESHKQHADEIHHDLHDLQHVFQKFESLFYTYIGDREYTEETNADSGDVPINERLLEIRNEIRALAQNIHDESEYIADDEALDPEIRDVAEEVHQLSHKIDRSAHDIRHYIDDGEVDKARNEMTNLRSLVVSLNSLAHELDDITPESHKHHADEVHHDMHALQHKLDDFSQLFDEWVQMNHADYQGHAVAEEIPEESQAESMPGFEAIFAITGLLAVAFLIRKL from the coding sequence ATGAGAATAACAAAACAAATAGTTGCAATAACCTGTGCAGTGCTTCTTTTACTGTGTATGCCGGTATCAGCACATACAGATGAAGAGCTAAATGAAATGAGTGGTGAGTTCTTAGATATTCGAAATGAAATAAGAGCTCTGGCCCAGAACATCCATGATGAATCTGAATATATTGCAGACGATGAAGCACTTGATCCCGAAATAAGGGACGTTGCTGAAGAAGTGCATCAGATGGCACACAGAATAGACAGATCTGCACATGACATAAGACACTACATCGATGATGGAGATTATAATCAAGCTAAGGCAGAATTAGAGGTCCTTAAAGGATTGATAATAGATTTAAACAATCCTGTGCACAAGCTTGATGACATCGCTCCGGAATCACATAAACACCATGCAGATGAAGTGCACCATGACCTACATGACCTGCAGCGCAAATATCAGGATTTTGAAGGACTCTTTTATGAGTTTCTGACAGATAGGCTTCTGGAACTTCGAAATGAGATCAGGGCCATAGCCCAGGACATCCATGATGAATCAGAATACATAGCAGATGATGAGTCCCTTGATACTGAAATAAGAGATCTGGCAGAATGGATACACCAGCAGGCCCATAAGATCGATAGATCTGCACATGATATAAGACACTACATCGATGATGGAAATTATAACGAAGCTAAAGCAGAACTTGATAACCTGAAATCGTTTATAATTGAACTGAATGGACCTGTACATGAACTGGACCATGAAGTACCTGAATCACACAAACAGCATGCAGATGAAATTCACCATGACCTGCACGATCTGCAGCATGTTTTCCAGAAGTTTGAAAGTCTGTTCTATACATATATTGGTGACCGTGAATATACTGAAGAGACCAATGCAGATTCCGGTGATGTGCCAATAAATGAAAGATTACTGGAAATCAGAAATGAAATAAGAGCTCTGGCCCAGAACATCCATGATGAATCTGAATATATTGCAGACGATGAAGCACTTGATCCCGAAATAAGGGACGTTGCTGAAGAAGTGCACCAGTTGTCACATAAAATTGACCGGTCTGCACATGATATCAGACACTACATCGATGATGGAGAGGTCGATAAAGCCAGGAACGAAATGACAAATTTAAGAAGCCTTGTTGTTTCTTTAAACAGCCTTGCACATGAACTGGATGATATCACTCCGGAATCACATAAACATCATGCAGATGAGGTACACCATGACATGCATGCGCTGCAGCATAAACTGGATGATTTCAGCCAGCTGTTTGATGAATGGGTGCAGATGAATCATGCAGACTATCAGGGACACGCAGTTGCAGAGGAGATTCCAGAAGAATCTCAGGCAGAGTCTATGCCTGGATTTGAAGCCATATTTGCCATTACCGGACTGCTTGCAGTGGCATTCCTGATCAGAAAACTTTAA
- the mutS gene encoding DNA mismatch repair protein MutS, protein MSKLTPAMSQYYQFKKEYSDCIIFFRMGDFYETFDQDAKTVSRELDITLTSRGKGKSGEKMPLAGIPYHSIDNYLPRLIKKGYKVAICEQLEDPKKAKGVVKRGVVRVVTPGTAIDSSMFENAANNYLMAISGNGNDFGLSFFDVSTGEFLTTQFSDSPPYDRVAGEVARMSPAECIICPSLAEDPDLSERLNELNIVINHFDTETFDPVNAEKNLKDHFKVSTLEGMGCEGLTYSISAAGAALAYAMDTQMRELGHVHTLRTYSDSDFMILDSITLRNLEVVRNVRGEGKSATILGVLDDTMTPMGSRILQKWILKPLISTSDINKRLDAVEEFTHNTLLRYDIRSHLSRVRDIERLTGRIVYGNSNARDLVALKKSLEAVPEIRSLQKEMDSEMIVSLTGQLYDFSQLESLIDLIDCGIVDEPPVSVRDGGLIKSGYSTELDEIRGMSRHGKEWIASFQKRERERTGIKSLKVGYNKVFGYYIEVTKANSSQVPEDYIIKQTMANSERFYTPELKKWEEAIISADEKITTLEYELFSEINSKISDYSKQLQKTADVIGKMDVLSNLAEIAVNRNYTRPAVTADCRILVRDGRHPVVESSVPGGFVPNDTEMDCSKNQFALITGPNMAGKSTYMRQVALIVIMAQAGSFVPASHASIGLVDRIFTRVGAFDDLASGQSTFMVEMVELANILNNATPKSLILLDEIGRGTSTYDGYSIAKAVVEYIHNKDRAGVRSMFATHYHQLTDLSERLERVNNYHIAVREEGDDLVFLRKIIPGATDKSYGIHVARLAGVPRRVTQRAKEILEGIENESSLGEKDNATRKRSGYTQLIFDIDRSSRKPQMYDPVADRIRNMNLDEMTPLEALNTLNEIKNELNSKEV, encoded by the coding sequence ATGAGTAAGCTAACACCTGCAATGAGCCAGTATTATCAATTTAAGAAGGAGTACAGTGACTGTATTATATTTTTCCGGATGGGAGACTTCTATGAAACTTTTGACCAGGATGCAAAGACGGTCTCAAGAGAGCTTGATATAACCCTGACCAGCCGGGGTAAGGGCAAAAGTGGTGAAAAGATGCCTCTTGCAGGAATCCCTTACCATTCCATTGATAATTACCTTCCCCGTTTGATAAAAAAAGGGTATAAAGTTGCCATATGTGAACAACTGGAGGATCCAAAAAAGGCAAAGGGTGTTGTGAAAAGGGGAGTTGTGAGAGTTGTTACACCCGGAACTGCCATTGATTCTTCAATGTTTGAGAATGCTGCCAACAATTATCTCATGGCAATATCAGGTAATGGAAATGATTTTGGATTATCTTTCTTTGATGTATCCACCGGAGAATTCCTGACCACTCAGTTTAGTGATTCACCTCCCTATGACAGGGTTGCAGGTGAGGTTGCCAGAATGAGTCCTGCAGAGTGTATTATTTGTCCCTCACTTGCCGAGGATCCGGACCTTTCAGAAAGACTGAATGAACTCAATATAGTGATAAATCATTTTGATACAGAGACTTTTGATCCTGTAAATGCAGAAAAGAATCTGAAGGACCATTTTAAGGTCAGTACCCTGGAAGGAATGGGATGTGAAGGGCTGACCTATTCAATATCTGCAGCAGGGGCTGCACTGGCATATGCAATGGATACCCAGATGAGGGAACTCGGGCATGTACATACCCTCAGAACCTATTCAGATTCTGATTTCATGATACTTGATTCCATAACCCTGCGAAATCTCGAAGTGGTAAGGAATGTCAGGGGTGAAGGAAAGAGCGCCACTATCCTGGGTGTACTGGACGACACAATGACACCTATGGGTAGCAGGATATTACAGAAATGGATACTCAAACCTCTCATATCAACCAGTGATATCAATAAACGCCTGGATGCAGTTGAAGAATTTACTCACAATACTCTGCTAAGGTACGATATCAGATCACATCTTTCCAGGGTTAGGGACATTGAAAGGCTTACAGGCAGGATAGTCTATGGTAATTCCAATGCAAGAGATCTTGTGGCACTTAAGAAATCACTGGAAGCTGTACCTGAAATCAGGTCTCTGCAAAAAGAGATGGACTCAGAAATGATTGTTTCCCTGACAGGCCAGCTTTATGATTTTTCTCAGCTGGAATCCCTGATTGATCTGATAGATTGCGGAATTGTAGATGAACCTCCTGTAAGTGTCAGGGATGGTGGCCTGATAAAGTCAGGTTACAGTACTGAGCTGGATGAAATAAGGGGTATGTCCAGGCATGGAAAAGAATGGATAGCCTCTTTTCAGAAGCGTGAAAGGGAGAGAACAGGTATAAAATCCCTTAAGGTAGGCTACAACAAGGTTTTTGGTTATTACATAGAGGTTACGAAAGCCAATTCGTCTCAGGTACCAGAGGATTATATAATCAAACAGACAATGGCCAATTCAGAGCGCTTCTATACTCCCGAACTTAAAAAATGGGAAGAGGCTATCATTTCAGCGGATGAAAAGATAACCACTCTTGAATATGAACTTTTTTCAGAAATAAACTCTAAAATATCAGATTATTCAAAGCAACTTCAGAAAACTGCAGATGTTATAGGTAAAATGGATGTTCTTTCAAATCTTGCAGAGATCGCAGTTAACAGGAACTATACAAGACCTGCCGTTACTGCTGACTGTCGAATACTGGTAAGGGATGGCAGGCATCCCGTAGTTGAGAGCAGTGTTCCCGGAGGATTTGTACCCAATGATACCGAGATGGATTGTTCTAAGAATCAGTTTGCACTGATCACTGGGCCAAACATGGCAGGTAAGTCTACTTATATGAGACAGGTAGCTTTGATAGTTATCATGGCACAGGCAGGATCCTTTGTGCCTGCATCCCATGCCTCGATTGGTCTGGTTGACAGGATATTTACAAGGGTTGGAGCCTTTGATGATCTTGCAAGCGGACAGAGTACTTTTATGGTTGAGATGGTAGAACTTGCAAACATTCTAAACAATGCAACCCCTAAAAGCCTTATACTTCTGGATGAGATTGGAAGGGGCACAAGTACCTATGACGGATACAGTATCGCAAAGGCAGTGGTTGAGTATATTCACAATAAGGACAGGGCCGGTGTAAGGTCCATGTTTGCAACTCATTATCATCAACTTACAGATCTCTCAGAGAGGCTGGAGAGGGTTAACAACTACCATATAGCTGTCAGAGAGGAAGGTGATGACCTTGTATTTCTCAGAAAAATAATCCCTGGAGCTACTGACAAAAGCTATGGTATACATGTGGCAAGGCTTGCTGGTGTTCCCCGCAGGGTTACCCAGAGGGCAAAGGAGATTCTTGAGGGTATTGAGAATGAAAGTTCACTTGGAGAAAAGGATAACGCAACCCGAAAAAGATCGGGCTATACCCAGCTGATCTTTGATATTGATCGAAGTTCCAGGAAACCGCAGATGTATGACCCGGTTGCTGATCGAATCAGAAATATGAACCTGGATGAAATGACTCCACTTGAAGCCCTGAATACCCTGAACGAGATTAAGAATGAATTAAACAGCAAAGAGGTGTGA
- the mutL gene encoding DNA mismatch repair endonuclease MutL: MISLNNSESRIHILDEATVNKIAAGEVIERPASVVKELIDNAIDAGSSQISVEVEGAGAGKIMVSDNGCGMSEKDASLAFMKHATSKIKEIDDLNNLSTLGFRGEALSSIAAVAKVEMITRQKNSVSGTKLVVTNGEIDEVSQVGAAVGSRICVKDLFYNTPARRKYLKSRRTEISHIIDVVTKQALANPGISFFLKNEGKTILKAPKAKSGMDTIIHLFGGDIAKSLIPIEAKSNGMKLSGYISRPELTKGNNDHQFIFINGRCVSSASISNAIRLGYYTKIPKGRYPVAFIKLDADPKNIDFNVHPTKSKVRLSNENEVIDFVSMAVESTLSRSGDIPEPSGKGVQSVLDNTYSGIPRNETVQERKQPYRYSARDTQRRLKKSERLISESVSDENSNENNLPDIEVMGQVDEIYIIGKMEDQLVIIDQHAAHERILYEQLKVKPNISSQELIAPVTLDLSPKERALVEEYIPYLESAGFEIFEFGPSTYAVNAVPGVSDALEDPAVIPDIISDILSAGRIQDETGISEHIRKTMACRGAIKAGAACSMEQMVSLVQQLRKVSNPYSCPHGRPTIISFGKDRMDRMFKRT; encoded by the coding sequence GTGATCAGCTTGAATAATTCAGAATCCAGAATACATATACTGGATGAAGCAACCGTAAATAAGATTGCAGCCGGCGAGGTTATTGAAAGGCCTGCTTCTGTGGTAAAGGAACTGATAGATAATGCAATTGATGCAGGCTCTTCCCAGATAAGTGTGGAGGTTGAGGGGGCAGGTGCCGGAAAGATTATGGTATCAGACAATGGCTGTGGTATGTCAGAAAAAGATGCATCACTTGCTTTTATGAAACATGCAACAAGTAAAATAAAGGAAATAGATGACCTGAACAATCTCTCTACCCTTGGGTTCAGGGGAGAGGCACTATCCTCGATTGCTGCAGTAGCAAAGGTTGAGATGATAACACGCCAGAAGAACTCTGTGTCTGGTACAAAACTTGTTGTAACTAACGGAGAAATTGATGAAGTATCTCAGGTGGGGGCTGCTGTAGGCTCCAGAATATGTGTGAAGGATCTTTTCTATAATACCCCGGCTCGCAGAAAATATCTCAAGAGCAGGCGTACTGAGATCTCACATATAATTGATGTGGTGACAAAGCAGGCGCTTGCAAATCCGGGAATATCTTTCTTCCTGAAAAACGAGGGGAAAACGATATTGAAAGCTCCGAAAGCCAAATCCGGCATGGATACTATTATTCATCTATTTGGAGGTGATATTGCAAAGTCACTGATTCCGATAGAAGCTAAGAGCAATGGTATGAAATTATCTGGTTATATATCCAGGCCTGAGCTGACAAAAGGAAACAATGATCATCAGTTCATATTCATAAATGGAAGATGTGTCTCTTCTGCAAGTATCAGCAATGCTATAAGGCTTGGGTATTATACAAAAATTCCTAAAGGAAGGTACCCTGTTGCGTTCATAAAGCTGGATGCAGATCCAAAAAATATTGATTTTAATGTCCATCCCACAAAAAGCAAGGTACGCCTCAGCAATGAAAATGAGGTTATAGATTTTGTGAGTATGGCAGTAGAGAGTACATTATCCAGATCCGGTGATATACCGGAACCTTCAGGTAAAGGGGTGCAGTCTGTACTGGACAACACCTATTCAGGCATTCCCAGGAATGAAACTGTACAGGAGAGAAAACAACCTTACAGATATTCTGCAAGGGACACCCAGAGAAGGCTTAAAAAGAGTGAAAGACTGATATCTGAATCAGTTTCTGATGAAAATAGTAATGAAAACAATCTTCCTGACATTGAAGTAATGGGCCAGGTCGATGAAATCTATATTATCGGGAAGATGGAAGATCAACTTGTGATAATTGATCAGCATGCAGCACATGAGAGAATCTTGTATGAACAGCTTAAGGTAAAACCAAATATCTCATCTCAGGAATTGATCGCACCTGTGACACTGGACCTTAGTCCAAAAGAGAGAGCATTGGTCGAAGAATACATTCCGTATCTTGAATCTGCAGGGTTTGAGATATTTGAATTTGGACCTTCTACCTATGCGGTGAACGCAGTACCGGGAGTATCTGATGCGCTTGAGGATCCTGCTGTGATCCCTGATATAATCTCTGATATACTTTCTGCAGGCAGAATACAGGATGAAACCGGTATATCTGAACATATTCGAAAGACAATGGCATGCAGAGGCGCGATCAAAGCAGGTGCGGCATGCAGTATGGAACAGATGGTTTCACTGGTGCAGCAGCTTCGTAAGGTTTCGAATCCATATTCATGTCCCCACGGACGTCCGACAATCATATCTTTTGGAAAGGATAGGATGGACCGGATGTTTAAAAGAACATAA
- a CDS encoding cobalt-precorrin-7 (C(5))-methyltransferase: MIIVGVGVGPGMLTEEAIETIRNASVVYGSRRSIEMVSEYIQCESKQIRDYTKLNLLPDDAVVLSTGDPMFSGLGKFARKGDRIVPGISSLQITCARLGVNMDNDLAAITAHGRDPTPAKKSFIQELELGKTIFLLPADSFGTQEIAEILSDKLVNSKICICENLGYSNERIVCGTPSNPPEPESGLYCIMVIPE; the protein is encoded by the coding sequence TTGATCATTGTGGGTGTTGGTGTAGGCCCTGGAATGCTGACAGAGGAAGCAATAGAAACTATACGCAATGCATCGGTAGTATATGGTTCAAGACGTTCGATCGAAATGGTCTCAGAATACATTCAATGTGAGTCAAAACAGATCAGGGATTATACGAAACTCAATCTCCTTCCTGATGATGCGGTTGTTCTTTCCACAGGTGACCCCATGTTCTCAGGCCTTGGTAAGTTTGCCCGGAAAGGTGATCGCATAGTACCTGGCATATCGTCCCTTCAGATTACCTGTGCAAGGCTTGGAGTTAATATGGATAATGACCTTGCAGCAATTACCGCACATGGACGTGATCCCACCCCTGCGAAAAAATCATTTATCCAGGAACTTGAACTTGGAAAGACTATTTTTTTATTGCCTGCAGATTCCTTTGGTACACAGGAAATTGCAGAGATATTATCAGATAAGTTAGTAAACTCAAAAATATGTATATGTGAGAACCTGGGCTATTCGAATGAGAGAATTGTATGCGGAACACCGTCTAATCCTCCAGAGCCCGAATCTGGATTGTATTGTATCATGGTGATTCCTGAATAA
- the cbiM gene encoding cobalt transporter CbiM, translating to MHISDGVLSAPVIAAGWAITIIFLLVTFRLKMKESDMVEEIPKFSVMTAAFFVASLIHLPMGPTSVHPMLNGLVGIVLGPMAYVAMFVGLILQAFLFQHGGVTTIGINAALVGIPAIIVFYLFKRGYDRGISEKLLGLVCGGLAIGLSALLLVIVLISTGQEFLGLAQVAAVAHLPLILIEGILTGTIVAYIAKVKPELLPVQMKK from the coding sequence ATGCATATATCAGACGGCGTACTGTCAGCACCTGTGATTGCCGCCGGATGGGCAATCACCATTATCTTTTTACTGGTGACATTCAGATTGAAAATGAAAGAATCTGATATGGTAGAGGAAATACCCAAGTTCTCAGTTATGACCGCTGCTTTCTTTGTTGCATCACTGATACACCTTCCCATGGGACCCACAAGCGTACATCCGATGCTTAACGGGCTTGTAGGAATTGTACTCGGGCCAATGGCCTATGTAGCAATGTTTGTTGGCCTCATACTTCAGGCATTCCTTTTCCAGCATGGAGGGGTTACAACAATAGGAATAAATGCAGCACTTGTGGGCATACCTGCAATAATTGTATTCTATCTGTTCAAAAGAGGATATGATAGAGGGATTTCAGAGAAACTCCTTGGCCTGGTTTGCGGAGGACTTGCAATAGGTCTTTCAGCACTGCTGCTTGTAATAGTACTTATTTCAACAGGGCAGGAATTTCTTGGGCTTGCACAGGTTGCTGCTGTAGCACATCTGCCCCTGATATTAATAGAAGGGATCCTTACAGGAACAATTGTTGCATATATTGCAAAAGTAAAACCAGAACTTCTACCAGTACAAATGAAGAAATAA
- a CDS encoding energy-coupling factor ABC transporter ATP-binding protein has protein sequence MMILETNDLNYSYMDGSPGVRDVNIEIKKGKKVAFVGHNGSGKSTLFLLLNGTLKPETGEVLFNGKPIKYNSRSLREIRKNIGIVFQNSDDQIFAPTVYQDIAFGPANLGFSKEKTERLVDGALEYVGLTHLREKPPHHLSGGQKKRVAIAGVISMEPEIIILDEPLSNLDPMGADEIMDLLNELNEAGKTILISTHDVDLAYRWADYVYFLSKGTIIGEGPPQKAFNEPELLKRAHMRQPVTLEIYHEMRRRGLAVGEKSPASVLELVGTLKPPELMWVDVTPGTKVGDSLNLGIMYGEFAEHSPYEAVNAEVVYIHDDGRAIVEMKRHGIKAGGIIIFDVEYYDPAGIRQLIKSADIEIVGAMGKKSKIIAENDGIYLNVTSSVIDKSILMALCGKRCLILTNGGMVDHAKSRIERYAHKSGIELNVSIIDGSNNLMEKGNIKEKYNVIT, from the coding sequence ATGATGATTCTGGAAACAAATGACCTTAATTACTCCTACATGGATGGCAGCCCGGGTGTCAGGGACGTCAATATTGAAATCAAGAAAGGTAAGAAAGTGGCTTTTGTAGGCCATAACGGATCAGGTAAATCCACTCTTTTTCTTCTTTTAAACGGTACACTCAAGCCAGAGACAGGTGAGGTGCTATTCAATGGAAAGCCTATAAAATACAATTCAAGATCCCTCCGGGAGATCCGGAAGAACATTGGAATCGTTTTCCAGAACTCCGATGATCAGATATTTGCACCCACTGTTTATCAGGATATTGCTTTTGGACCTGCAAATCTTGGATTTTCAAAGGAGAAAACTGAAAGGCTTGTGGATGGTGCTCTGGAATATGTTGGATTAACACATCTGAGAGAAAAGCCTCCACATCACCTGAGTGGGGGCCAGAAGAAAAGAGTTGCTATTGCCGGTGTTATCTCCATGGAGCCTGAGATCATAATACTCGATGAACCTCTTTCAAATCTTGATCCAATGGGTGCCGATGAGATCATGGATCTTCTCAATGAACTGAATGAAGCCGGAAAAACAATCCTGATTTCAACCCATGATGTGGACCTTGCCTATAGATGGGCAGACTATGTATACTTCCTCTCAAAGGGTACAATTATAGGGGAAGGGCCGCCTCAGAAAGCATTCAATGAACCTGAACTCCTAAAAAGGGCACACATGAGACAGCCGGTTACACTGGAGATATATCATGAGATGAGGCGCAGAGGCCTTGCGGTAGGGGAAAAATCTCCTGCAAGTGTCCTTGAGCTTGTAGGGACCCTGAAGCCTCCTGAACTTATGTGGGTTGATGTAACCCCCGGTACAAAGGTAGGCGATTCTCTAAATCTTGGAATAATGTATGGAGAATTTGCAGAACATTCTCCATATGAAGCAGTTAATGCAGAGGTGGTCTACATACATGATGATGGCCGCGCCATTGTTGAAATGAAACGCCATGGAATTAAAGCAGGCGGTATCATTATCTTTGATGTTGAGTACTATGATCCTGCCGGGATACGCCAGCTAATAAAGAGTGCTGATATCGAGATTGTAGGTGCAATGGGTAAGAAAAGTAAAATAATTGCCGAAAATGATGGGATATATCTCAATGTAACATCCAGTGTCATAGATAAGTCCATTTTGATGGCTCTGTGTGGTAAAAGATGCCTGATACTCACAAACGGTGGAATGGTGGATCATGCAAAGAGTAGAATTGAGCGATATGCTCACAAGAGTGGTATTGAACTGAATGTAAGTATCATAGATGGAAGCAACAATCTGATGGAAAAAGGAAATATCAAGGAGAAATATAACGTTATTACCTGA
- a CDS encoding cobalt-precorrin-5B (C(1))-methyltransferase encodes MIDPVNKSRIPDEWIESSSMDSSELIEGIKNGMLVVLSDGSVLRRGYTTGTTAAIAAKAAVLSIKQKINHVSVPTPVGLRACMDVEARDGFAVAIKPHNDHESDITRGLEFEARAEEADDIIITAGDGVGIVHRDGLQIKKGLPAINPVPMKQIRDSVREAVKETGIKGALVRISLPRGAKIAEKTLNSRVGIEGGISIAGTTGFVEPWNDHLGEMKDDLIKESSKVVLTTGRIGIRYSTMLFPDYTVVLAGSRISESLAAASGDVVICGLPGLILKWGDPEVLKDSGYASVSEMIEKELDGSRVRKAFERTIEKANGARVVIVDRDGTVLLDSGVKH; translated from the coding sequence ATGATTGATCCGGTAAATAAATCCAGGATTCCAGATGAGTGGATTGAAAGCTCATCCATGGATTCCAGTGAACTGATCGAAGGCATAAAGAATGGAATGCTGGTGGTCCTGAGTGACGGTTCTGTACTCAGAAGAGGCTATACCACCGGAACAACGGCAGCAATTGCTGCAAAAGCTGCAGTACTGTCAATAAAGCAAAAGATCAATCATGTTTCAGTCCCAACTCCCGTTGGTCTCAGGGCATGCATGGATGTAGAGGCCAGAGACGGTTTTGCTGTAGCAATAAAGCCACATAATGATCATGAATCTGATATTACCCGGGGACTTGAGTTCGAAGCACGGGCAGAGGAGGCAGATGATATAATCATCACTGCCGGTGATGGTGTAGGAATTGTTCACCGCGACGGTCTGCAGATAAAAAAAGGTCTACCTGCAATCAATCCTGTACCAATGAAGCAAATAAGGGATTCTGTCAGGGAAGCTGTGAAAGAAACCGGAATAAAGGGTGCACTGGTCAGGATCTCCCTGCCCAGAGGTGCAAAAATCGCAGAAAAGACCCTCAACAGCAGGGTTGGTATAGAGGGTGGCATCTCAATAGCGGGAACGACTGGTTTTGTGGAACCCTGGAATGATCATCTGGGTGAAATGAAGGATGATCTGATAAAGGAATCCAGCAAAGTTGTGCTGACCACAGGACGTATTGGAATACGCTATTCAACAATGCTTTTCCCGGACTATACAGTGGTACTTGCAGGAAGCCGTATTTCAGAATCTCTTGCAGCAGCTTCTGGTGATGTTGTGATATGCGGACTTCCAGGACTTATCCTGAAATGGGGTGATCCTGAAGTACTAAAGGACAGCGGTTATGCATCGGTGTCTGAGATGATAGAAAAGGAATTGGATGGTTCAAGGGTACGTAAGGCTTTTGAAAGAACGATTGAAAAGGCTAATGGTGCAAGGGTTGTGATTGTTGATCGTGATGGTACGGTATTGCTTGACAGTGGGGTGAAACATTGA
- the cbiQ gene encoding cobalt ECF transporter T component CbiQ, producing the protein MSYPGIDKYSSLNSPLHSFDPRAKVVTFTALIFSFAFIPELIIAIFAVLFSIAMIFISKIPPVFVFRYLRFPALFIFTIIVVMAFTVEGRPLLDLHYISITQEGIDIGSLIFFRAIAALILAFLMLATSRFDEIIKAMYMLKVPGVMVQIITFSYRYIFVILDELHTLKRSMYARGFNLKLNMYSLSVLGNMVGMLLIKSYDRGERVYRSMIARGYTGNPRLFTSFNMITKDYILSAVMLATAVSVQLIPLLT; encoded by the coding sequence ATGAGCTATCCTGGAATTGATAAATATTCATCTCTCAATTCACCTCTGCATAGCTTTGACCCAAGAGCAAAGGTGGTCACATTCACTGCCCTTATCTTTTCCTTTGCCTTTATACCTGAGCTGATCATTGCGATATTTGCGGTCCTTTTTTCAATCGCTATGATATTTATATCAAAGATTCCGCCAGTTTTTGTGTTCAGATATCTTCGATTTCCTGCCCTGTTCATTTTTACGATCATTGTTGTAATGGCCTTTACTGTTGAAGGCAGACCATTGCTTGACCTGCATTATATCAGTATAACACAGGAAGGGATCGATATAGGCAGTCTCATTTTTTTCAGGGCAATAGCAGCACTCATACTTGCATTTCTCATGCTTGCAACCAGCAGGTTTGATGAGATCATAAAAGCCATGTACATGTTAAAGGTACCCGGTGTCATGGTGCAGATCATAACCTTCTCATACAGATATATCTTCGTAATACTGGACGAACTGCATACTCTTAAAAGATCCATGTATGCAAGAGGATTTAATTTAAAACTCAATATGTACAGTCTCTCAGTGCTTGGAAATATGGTAGGGATGTTACTGATAAAAAGTTATGACAGAGGAGAAAGGGTATACAGGTCCATGATAGCCAGAGGATATACTGGAAATCCCAGACTATTCACCAGTTTCAATATGATTACTAAGGATTACATATTATCCGCAGTAATGCTCGCAACTGCAGTCTCGGTTCAGCTGATCCCATTATTAACCTGA
- a CDS encoding ArsR family transcriptional regulator encodes MNESEKTKKIFKALGCVTRLNILHIVCNNEMHITGIAKKLNISVPVALKHVRILEDAGLVTREIFGNSHILKADTKGLYHVLDHFAPEKDVEVNPGESLLDALKRVSSIEMRKVGDREVIVSTDGEEGFFVYEVDGKLLDRTVQECTFEDDAVVEWKKLEPVTKLKLNIMVRNSSK; translated from the coding sequence ATGAACGAATCTGAAAAAACCAAAAAGATATTCAAAGCACTTGGATGTGTCACCCGTCTGAATATTTTGCATATTGTATGCAATAATGAAATGCATATAACAGGAATTGCAAAAAAACTCAATATTTCAGTACCTGTTGCATTGAAGCATGTAAGGATACTTGAAGATGCAGGACTTGTTACAAGAGAAATATTTGGAAATTCCCATATTCTAAAAGCGGATACAAAGGGTCTCTATCATGTACTTGATCATTTTGCTCCGGAAAAGGATGTTGAGGTAAATCCTGGTGAAAGCCTGCTGGATGCATTGAAGAGGGTTTCTTCTATTGAAATGAGGAAAGTAGGAGATAGGGAAGTGATCGTATCTACAGATGGTGAAGAAGGCTTTTTTGTCTATGAGGTCGATGGAAAACTTCTGGATCGTACAGTTCAGGAGTGCACATTTGAAGATGATGCAGTTGTTGAATGGAAAAAACTGGAACCAGTTACAAAACTCAAACTCAATATAATGGTTCGCAATAGCTCGAAATGA